A genome region from Phycisphaeraceae bacterium includes the following:
- a CDS encoding amidohydrolase family protein, which yields MSDRVHPLTLDRAALVIDATGVDAAPGVVLRRGDAIIAAGHPEAVGVPAEAIIREWPDSAILPALANAHAHLDLSGLEPEPFDGDFGRWLGRVRDFRRSLDVESARTSMARGVGLSLAGGVAVIGDIVGAPLAKHIGRAMETLQQGGLRGVSFVEVFGVGATRNAALEAIASVPARGKSPDVQGGDGTRLRLGIQPHAPYSTCDEVIAAALQADAPLSIHLAETPEEVEFLRDGRGPLRSMLEGFGIAVEGGLGAPPSGVRPVEWFCRQVSAARAGSSRDADAPPVMAVHLNSIEADDPARLAAAQIGAIYCPRAAAYFGRGGMPWRALREAGARVALGTDGWLCVDTPDRLSTLDEMRLLARRDHASLAELLPMATTAAAEVLGIDPSLLSLRPGVKPGLIRVNAGVDPRRTLLLGDSAPEWLHTPEAA from the coding sequence ATGTCCGACCGGGTTCATCCCCTCACTCTCGATCGAGCCGCACTGGTCATCGACGCCACGGGCGTGGACGCAGCCCCTGGTGTCGTTCTTCGCCGGGGGGATGCGATCATCGCGGCGGGCCACCCGGAGGCGGTCGGAGTTCCGGCCGAAGCGATCATTCGGGAGTGGCCGGACTCAGCCATCCTTCCTGCCCTTGCGAACGCCCATGCGCATCTCGATCTGAGCGGTCTCGAGCCAGAGCCGTTTGACGGCGACTTCGGCCGCTGGCTCGGCCGGGTGCGCGACTTTCGCCGGTCGTTGGATGTGGAGAGCGCCCGGACATCGATGGCTCGCGGGGTGGGGCTTTCTCTGGCCGGGGGGGTGGCGGTCATCGGTGACATTGTCGGCGCGCCGTTGGCGAAGCACATCGGCCGAGCGATGGAGACCCTTCAGCAGGGAGGACTGCGGGGCGTCTCGTTCGTCGAGGTCTTCGGCGTTGGTGCGACTCGGAATGCTGCGCTCGAGGCGATCGCATCGGTCCCCGCGCGGGGCAAGTCGCCTGATGTGCAAGGGGGCGACGGCACTCGATTGAGGCTCGGGATCCAGCCGCATGCACCATATTCGACCTGCGACGAGGTGATTGCGGCAGCGCTCCAGGCGGACGCGCCGCTTTCGATTCACCTGGCAGAGACACCCGAAGAGGTCGAGTTCCTCAGGGACGGGCGGGGACCGCTTCGGAGCATGCTCGAAGGGTTTGGGATCGCCGTTGAGGGCGGACTCGGAGCGCCTCCTTCGGGGGTTCGCCCGGTCGAGTGGTTCTGTCGTCAGGTCTCTGCGGCGCGAGCGGGCTCGTCGCGCGACGCCGACGCGCCGCCTGTCATGGCGGTCCACCTCAACTCGATTGAGGCCGATGATCCCGCCCGACTCGCCGCCGCGCAGATTGGCGCGATCTATTGCCCGAGGGCAGCGGCGTACTTCGGGCGCGGCGGCATGCCGTGGCGGGCGCTCCGCGAGGCTGGCGCTCGCGTGGCGCTGGGCACCGATGGATGGCTCTGTGTCGACACGCCCGATCGCCTCTCGACTCTCGATGAGATGAGACTCCTTGCGAGGCGCGATCATGCGTCACTCGCGGAGCTCCTGCCGATGGCGACGACGGCTGCGGCGGAAGTGCTGGGCATCGATCCCTCGCTCCTTTCGCTGCGGCCCGGAGTGAAGCCGGGGCTGATCAGGGTGAACGCGGGAGTTGATCCGCGACGCACGCTGCTCCTCGGCGATTCGGCCCCCGAGTGGCTTCATACCCCGGAGGCCGCCTGA
- a CDS encoding MotA/TolQ/ExbB proton channel family protein yields the protein MADLWASFLSSMQRGGFVMWPLLAMSIAMVAIVLERAWFWLSLHGRKGRARFARLVDALRRGQRERVMAMRAERLDPYTEMAAELVRLGPTESNAVAISEEERPRFDRFLGTLGTIVTAAPLLGILGTVSGISKSIAMLGGRATADMSGVSQGIAEALVTTATGLSLALLTLLPYMIFRTHADRAVGRMETLIAAAQGGALGTTPSNEGNHDADARSRRPLAGTTG from the coding sequence GTGGCCGATCTCTGGGCGTCATTCCTGAGTTCCATGCAGCGAGGCGGCTTCGTCATGTGGCCGCTCTTGGCGATGAGCATCGCGATGGTGGCGATTGTGCTCGAGCGCGCGTGGTTCTGGCTCTCTCTGCACGGCCGCAAGGGTCGCGCCCGATTCGCCCGACTCGTCGATGCGCTTCGCCGTGGCCAGCGGGAGCGCGTCATGGCGATGCGGGCCGAGCGCCTCGACCCCTACACCGAGATGGCTGCGGAACTGGTGCGGCTCGGGCCGACGGAGTCCAACGCGGTCGCCATTTCGGAAGAGGAGCGGCCTCGCTTTGATCGCTTCCTGGGAACGCTCGGCACCATCGTGACCGCGGCACCGTTGCTGGGAATTCTCGGCACGGTCAGCGGCATCAGCAAGAGCATCGCGATGCTCGGCGGACGGGCGACGGCGGACATGAGCGGCGTGAGTCAGGGCATTGCCGAGGCGCTCGTGACGACCGCGACGGGACTGTCCCTCGCGCTGCTCACACTCCTTCCGTACATGATCTTCCGCACGCATGCGGATCGAGCGGTCGGCCGCATGGAGACGCTGATTGCCGCAGCGCAGGGGGGCGCGCTTGGAACCACACCGTCGAATGAGGGGAACCACGATGCCGATGCTCGATCGCGACGACCGCTGGCCGGCACGACCGGATGA
- a CDS encoding polyprenyl synthetase family protein, which translates to MSVAPAQPIIQCESEFLAQIEAHLALSVERSCLVPNLREAVRYALLGGGKRLRPLLTLVCAEVAGGRREDALDAASAVEMVHAFSLVHDDLPALDNDDLRRGRPTLHIARGEAMAILAGDALLSLAFETAARSPRHSDRLVAELASATTAMINGQVLDTLGGFDASQSAAQRLDQVHRNKTGALIRAACRMGSIAVSAPDEIIEQLTRWGDTIGLMFQVVDDLIDETQTAEHAGKAVGKDRAAGKLTWPAVHGIPTTRSEIDRLAREAHQVTEPLGADASHLREITDYLATRTR; encoded by the coding sequence ATGTCCGTGGCCCCCGCGCAGCCGATCATTCAATGCGAGTCGGAGTTCCTGGCGCAGATCGAGGCGCACCTGGCGCTCTCCGTCGAGCGCTCCTGCCTCGTTCCCAATCTTCGGGAAGCGGTGCGATACGCCCTGCTCGGCGGGGGCAAGCGCCTGCGCCCCCTGCTTACGCTGGTCTGCGCCGAGGTGGCGGGCGGGCGTCGTGAGGATGCCCTCGATGCGGCATCCGCCGTAGAAATGGTGCACGCCTTCAGCCTGGTGCACGACGATCTTCCCGCGCTGGACAACGACGATCTTCGCCGGGGACGCCCCACGCTTCACATCGCCCGTGGCGAAGCGATGGCCATTCTCGCCGGTGATGCCCTGCTCTCACTTGCGTTCGAAACAGCGGCTCGAAGTCCGCGCCACTCCGATCGCCTCGTGGCGGAATTGGCCTCGGCCACCACGGCCATGATCAACGGCCAGGTCCTTGACACGCTCGGCGGTTTCGATGCCTCCCAGTCGGCGGCGCAGCGCCTTGATCAAGTCCATCGCAACAAGACCGGCGCGCTCATTCGCGCCGCCTGTCGCATGGGCTCGATCGCCGTGTCGGCGCCCGATGAGATCATCGAACAGCTCACGCGCTGGGGCGACACCATCGGCCTCATGTTTCAGGTGGTCGACGACCTCATCGACGAAACGCAGACGGCCGAGCACGCCGGCAAAGCGGTCGGCAAGGATCGCGCCGCGGGAAAGCTCACCTGGCCGGCGGTTCACGGGATCCCGACCACACGGTCCGAAATCGACCGTCTGGCCCGAGAAGCCCACCAAGTGACAGAGCCGCTCGGCGCCGACGCCTCGCACCTTCGCGAGATCACCGATTACCTCGCCACCCGAACCCGTTGA
- a CDS encoding type II secretion system protein GspG, producing the protein MLLTTVVVASTLAWGAVDLALGEDDHSASEGARATPAGSVASRAAGSPKGSDAPSLGAPFIRRAEQPDGEVTLRIVSRRYRHPDRSEEVTLTGVAHLGTRAYYEALQRHLDAHVKVLYESVMPRGAAASPGSDPVQVTRDRMLFLRSVMVALRDAERSAGREDRWPTIEETLARAHEVDGRFAPWVRGAANDAWGRAISVETGDDGAFLLLSLGADGEPGGIDADADIRLRTPRERRASRSREEALQPQLAAMLGMAFQLDAMDYHRPHWVVADMDERQLVEELATRGVDGAPFVGAVGGAGAVASVAGAAVALVRIADAMSGGRVRAFVTLLMIETLSAVDESTLSRGMPSGFMEVILDRRNDVAWEALMRTLDGGAPPKSVAVFYGAAHMPDLERRLAAAGWMPASEEWFDAMSLNPRRAGLDPATVEEMRRMLSQLMNEMGAGEGAR; encoded by the coding sequence ATGCTGCTGACGACCGTGGTCGTCGCTTCGACGCTGGCGTGGGGTGCGGTGGACCTCGCGCTTGGCGAGGATGACCATTCCGCCAGCGAAGGCGCTCGCGCGACGCCGGCCGGGAGCGTGGCGTCGCGAGCGGCGGGGTCGCCCAAGGGAAGTGATGCCCCGAGCCTCGGCGCACCCTTCATCCGTCGCGCTGAGCAGCCCGACGGCGAAGTGACGCTCCGCATCGTGTCGCGTCGCTACCGCCATCCGGATCGAAGCGAGGAAGTGACCCTGACCGGCGTGGCTCACCTGGGAACCCGCGCGTACTACGAAGCGCTGCAACGCCACCTCGATGCGCATGTCAAGGTGCTCTATGAGTCCGTCATGCCTCGAGGCGCCGCGGCGTCGCCCGGAAGCGATCCCGTGCAGGTCACGCGCGACCGGATGCTCTTTCTTCGCAGCGTGATGGTGGCCCTGCGCGATGCGGAGCGAAGCGCGGGGCGCGAGGATCGGTGGCCGACGATCGAGGAGACGCTGGCGAGGGCGCATGAGGTCGATGGTCGCTTCGCACCCTGGGTGCGCGGCGCCGCGAACGATGCGTGGGGGCGAGCGATCTCTGTCGAGACCGGGGATGATGGCGCATTCCTGCTGCTCAGCCTCGGCGCCGATGGCGAGCCCGGTGGAATTGACGCCGATGCGGACATCCGGCTGCGCACTCCGCGGGAGCGCCGCGCATCACGCTCGCGGGAGGAGGCTCTCCAGCCGCAGCTTGCAGCGATGCTCGGCATGGCGTTCCAACTCGATGCGATGGACTACCACCGGCCCCATTGGGTCGTGGCGGACATGGATGAGCGCCAGCTTGTCGAGGAACTTGCCACGCGGGGGGTCGATGGCGCCCCCTTCGTTGGAGCGGTCGGTGGTGCCGGGGCGGTCGCATCGGTCGCAGGCGCGGCGGTGGCGCTCGTCCGAATCGCAGATGCCATGAGTGGCGGACGGGTGCGAGCCTTCGTGACGCTCCTCATGATCGAGACGCTTTCAGCGGTCGATGAGAGCACGCTCTCGCGCGGCATGCCCTCGGGGTTCATGGAAGTCATCCTCGATCGTCGCAACGATGTGGCGTGGGAGGCGCTGATGCGCACCCTCGACGGAGGGGCGCCGCCGAAGTCGGTGGCGGTCTTCTATGGCGCAGCGCACATGCCGGACCTCGAGCGGCGCCTGGCTGCGGCCGGGTGGATGCCTGCCTCCGAGGAGTGGTTTGACGCGATGTCCCTCAATCCCCGGCGTGCGGGTCTCGATCCAGCCACGGTCGAGGAGATGCGCCGGATGCTCTCTCAACTCATGAACGAGATGGGTGCCGGAGAGGGGGCGCGGTGA
- the dxs gene encoding 1-deoxy-D-xylulose-5-phosphate synthase has product MTLLSTIKSPADLRKLPVTALPEVAAEIRAAICEQISRSGGHLAPNLGVVELTIALHYVFDFGHDRLLFDVGHQCYPHKLLTGRTHLLPKLRQRGGMAGFPEPRESAYDLFSVGHAGTAISTAVGMARGDLLNGEGWSPEHPEGRRVVSLIGDASIVNGVAMEGLNNAGTLNRQFLVVLNDNGMSIAKPQGAVAAYFDRMRVSHGYGEFKRAAKDLASRLPGGAMIADLYHRMGEMSKAMMSEDAWFEHFGLLTIGPVDGHDLPTLIGTLSEVKHFDKPMVLHVKTVKGKGFKPAEGDPCGMHSPSAFNIIEDDLESEGCRVELKKGGRSFTSAFGEAMIELMRRDPKVVTCTAAMPDGTGLNKVMPLFPDRCWDTGICESHAMDMMAGLAKTGWKPFFAVYSTFLQRAFDQAFQEVSLQGLPVRLCLDRAGLVGGDGAVHHGFCDISILATLPKAVIMAAMDEPSMKAALDFMTTYDAGLSSVRYPRDSVSTLFTDQPCPAFELGRARPLIEVDQPDLAVLGFGVMAIEAVDAVRELRNEYAVSVYDARFAKPVDVALLKSLLGKGVPIVTVEDHSVRGGFGSCVLEACNEHGLDTRLVTRLGLPDSWIYQGERREQLTEAGLDAPAIARTIRAVLDVPSTSAPQSAAKSSGRSRRTKVSPG; this is encoded by the coding sequence ATGACATTGCTTTCAACGATCAAGAGCCCCGCGGACCTGAGGAAGCTGCCGGTCACTGCGCTGCCGGAAGTCGCTGCCGAGATCCGAGCCGCCATCTGCGAGCAGATCAGCCGAAGCGGCGGTCATCTCGCCCCGAACCTCGGCGTGGTGGAACTCACGATCGCCCTTCACTATGTCTTTGACTTCGGTCATGACCGACTGCTCTTCGATGTCGGTCACCAGTGCTATCCCCACAAGCTCCTGACGGGTCGCACCCACCTGCTGCCCAAGCTGCGACAGCGCGGCGGCATGGCGGGCTTCCCCGAGCCTCGTGAGAGCGCCTACGACCTCTTCTCCGTTGGGCACGCCGGCACCGCGATCAGCACCGCCGTCGGCATGGCGCGAGGCGATCTGCTCAACGGCGAGGGATGGTCTCCGGAGCACCCCGAGGGGCGGCGCGTCGTGTCGCTCATCGGCGATGCGAGCATCGTCAATGGCGTGGCGATGGAAGGCCTGAACAACGCCGGCACCCTGAATCGCCAGTTCCTGGTGGTCCTGAATGACAACGGCATGAGCATCGCCAAGCCGCAGGGCGCCGTGGCGGCCTACTTCGACCGCATGCGCGTCTCGCATGGCTACGGCGAGTTCAAGCGCGCGGCGAAGGATCTCGCCTCGCGTCTGCCGGGCGGTGCCATGATCGCCGACCTCTATCACCGCATGGGCGAGATGAGCAAGGCGATGATGAGCGAGGACGCGTGGTTCGAGCACTTCGGACTGCTCACCATCGGCCCCGTCGACGGTCACGACCTGCCGACGCTCATCGGCACCCTCAGCGAAGTGAAGCACTTCGACAAGCCCATGGTCCTGCATGTGAAGACCGTGAAGGGCAAGGGCTTCAAGCCCGCCGAGGGCGACCCCTGCGGCATGCACTCACCGAGCGCCTTCAACATCATCGAGGACGACCTCGAGAGCGAAGGCTGCCGCGTCGAACTCAAGAAGGGCGGACGCTCGTTCACCTCCGCCTTCGGAGAGGCGATGATCGAGTTGATGCGCCGCGATCCGAAGGTCGTGACCTGCACCGCGGCGATGCCCGACGGCACGGGCCTGAACAAGGTGATGCCGCTCTTCCCCGATCGCTGCTGGGATACCGGCATCTGCGAGAGCCACGCCATGGACATGATGGCGGGCCTTGCGAAGACGGGTTGGAAGCCCTTCTTCGCTGTGTACAGCACCTTCCTTCAGAGGGCCTTCGATCAGGCGTTCCAGGAGGTCTCGCTCCAGGGATTGCCGGTTCGCCTCTGCCTCGATCGCGCCGGCCTCGTCGGTGGCGACGGCGCTGTGCACCACGGCTTCTGCGACATCTCGATTCTGGCGACGCTGCCCAAGGCGGTGATCATGGCCGCCATGGACGAGCCGAGCATGAAGGCGGCCCTCGACTTCATGACGACTTACGACGCCGGGCTTTCATCAGTCCGCTATCCGCGCGACTCGGTGAGCACGCTCTTCACTGATCAGCCCTGCCCCGCCTTCGAACTGGGCCGGGCGCGACCATTGATCGAGGTTGATCAGCCCGACCTCGCCGTGCTCGGCTTCGGCGTCATGGCGATTGAAGCGGTCGACGCGGTGCGCGAACTTCGCAATGAGTACGCGGTCAGTGTCTACGACGCCCGCTTCGCGAAGCCCGTCGATGTGGCCCTTCTCAAGTCGCTCCTTGGCAAGGGCGTCCCGATCGTCACCGTGGAAGATCACTCGGTGCGAGGCGGCTTCGGCTCCTGCGTGCTCGAAGCGTGCAATGAGCATGGCCTCGACACTCGACTGGTCACGCGCCTCGGTCTGCCCGATTCGTGGATCTATCAGGGCGAGCGACGCGAGCAGCTCACTGAGGCGGGCCTCGACGCTCCGGCGATCGCCCGAACGATCCGCGCGGTGCTCGATGTGCCGTCAACATCCGCACCGCAGAGTGCTGCCAAGAGCAGCGGACGAAGTCGGCGCACGAAGGTATCCCCCGGCTGA
- a CDS encoding DNA-3-methyladenine glycosylase has protein sequence MRGAARFDRWHLGARALARALLGQVLVRVDRSRRFSGRIVETEAYLGAMDLGSHTAGGRRTPRTESMYRAGGHTYVYFVYGMHHCLNVVAAPEGVGCAVLIRAIEPLEGFDQSTGAPRRCAGPARLCRALLIDRSFDGEDLRTSRRLFIERGRAVAPARIVVGPRIGIDSAGAWRDAPLRFGVAGSQALSRPFPEKFSASGGSAAGAKSWSSRRWPA, from the coding sequence ATGCGCGGTGCAGCGAGGTTCGATCGCTGGCACCTCGGCGCCCGCGCGCTGGCTCGAGCGCTGCTCGGACAGGTGCTGGTCCGCGTTGATCGCTCGCGGCGCTTCTCGGGGCGAATCGTCGAGACCGAGGCCTACCTCGGCGCGATGGACCTCGGGTCCCACACGGCGGGAGGGCGTCGCACGCCTCGCACCGAGAGCATGTACCGGGCGGGTGGTCACACCTATGTCTACTTCGTCTATGGCATGCACCACTGCCTGAATGTGGTCGCGGCGCCGGAAGGGGTGGGGTGCGCCGTGCTCATCCGCGCCATTGAACCGCTCGAGGGCTTCGATCAGTCGACGGGGGCGCCGCGTCGCTGCGCCGGTCCGGCGCGCCTCTGCCGGGCGCTCTTGATCGACCGGTCCTTTGACGGCGAGGACCTTCGCACGAGTCGCCGCCTCTTCATCGAGCGCGGACGAGCGGTGGCGCCTGCGCGGATTGTCGTGGGGCCTCGCATCGGCATCGACTCCGCAGGCGCATGGCGCGACGCGCCGCTGCGCTTCGGCGTGGCGGGCAGTCAAGCATTGAGCCGGCCTTTCCCCGAGAAGTTCTCCGCATCGGGCGGAAGTGCAGCGGGGGCGAAGAGTTGGTCGAGCCGTCGTTGGCCGGCCTAA
- the ffh gene encoding signal recognition particle protein produces the protein MFESLTTRFGDVFRRLSGRGRLTEENVREAMTEVRTALLEADVHQEVVKVFCERVLKEAVGREVTKTLKPGEEFVGIVNSELIKLMGAEERGLMLVEPGPTIVMMCGLQGSGKTTTCGKLTAWLKAQGRSVMVAAADLQRPAAVEQLRTVVDQVAAEARGSARIAFYGEPERCAEYGQAVGVAVGVCQRALKRARDERFDVLILDTAGRLHVNDELMRELEAVKRSVEPHQILLVVDAMTGQDAVNSARTFHQRLAVDGVILTKFDSDTRGGAALSVREVTGAPIKFVGIGERYDALELFHPDRIAGRILGMGDVVSLVEKAQREVSEADAERMAEKLAKGKFSMEDFLKQMRSIRRMGSMKQLLGLLPGVGSMLKDVSIDEKQLDRLEGIINSMTRRERDNIGLIDKSRIRRIAAGSGTSAADVGRMIKQFEMMQKMTQQMSGMGMMGRMKAMRDMTSGGAAGAGMPGLAGMPGLGNRGSTRTESIKQRFKQRKKR, from the coding sequence ATGTTCGAATCACTGACAACGCGATTCGGTGATGTCTTCCGTCGACTTTCGGGTCGAGGCCGTCTGACCGAAGAAAATGTCCGCGAAGCGATGACCGAGGTCCGCACGGCGCTCCTTGAGGCCGATGTGCACCAGGAGGTCGTCAAGGTCTTCTGCGAACGCGTCCTCAAGGAAGCCGTCGGTCGCGAAGTCACGAAGACGCTGAAGCCCGGCGAGGAGTTCGTCGGCATCGTCAACTCCGAGCTCATCAAGCTGATGGGCGCCGAGGAGCGCGGGCTCATGCTGGTCGAGCCCGGCCCGACGATCGTGATGATGTGCGGTCTCCAGGGCAGCGGCAAGACGACCACCTGCGGCAAGCTCACGGCGTGGCTGAAGGCGCAGGGTCGCAGCGTGATGGTTGCCGCCGCGGATCTTCAGCGCCCCGCGGCCGTCGAACAGCTTCGCACCGTCGTCGATCAGGTGGCGGCGGAAGCGCGCGGCTCGGCGCGCATCGCCTTCTACGGCGAGCCGGAGCGCTGCGCCGAGTACGGGCAGGCCGTCGGTGTCGCCGTCGGCGTCTGTCAGCGGGCGCTCAAGCGCGCCCGAGACGAGCGCTTCGATGTGCTCATCCTCGACACCGCGGGCCGACTCCATGTCAACGATGAGCTGATGCGCGAGCTCGAGGCGGTGAAGCGCTCGGTCGAGCCGCACCAGATCCTGCTCGTGGTCGACGCGATGACCGGACAGGATGCGGTCAACAGCGCCCGCACCTTCCACCAGCGCCTCGCCGTCGACGGCGTCATCCTCACCAAGTTCGACTCTGACACGCGCGGCGGCGCCGCCCTGTCGGTGCGCGAAGTCACCGGCGCTCCGATCAAGTTCGTCGGCATCGGTGAGCGCTACGACGCGCTTGAGCTCTTCCACCCCGACCGCATCGCGGGCCGCATCCTCGGCATGGGCGATGTCGTCAGCCTCGTCGAGAAGGCGCAGCGCGAAGTCTCCGAGGCCGACGCGGAGCGCATGGCGGAGAAGCTCGCCAAGGGCAAGTTCTCGATGGAGGACTTCCTGAAGCAGATGCGCTCCATTCGGCGCATGGGCTCGATGAAGCAGCTTCTCGGCCTCCTGCCCGGCGTCGGCTCGATGCTGAAGGATGTCTCGATCGACGAGAAGCAGCTCGATCGTCTCGAGGGCATCATCAACTCGATGACGCGCAGGGAGCGCGACAACATCGGTCTCATCGACAAGAGTCGCATTCGTCGCATCGCCGCGGGCAGCGGCACCTCCGCCGCCGATGTGGGCCGCATGATCAAGCAGTTCGAGATGATGCAGAAGATGACGCAGCAGATGTCCGGCATGGGCATGATGGGCCGCATGAAGGCAATGCGCGACATGACCTCAGGCGGCGCCGCGGGGGCGGGCATGCCGGGGCTCGCCGGAATGCCCGGCCTCGGCAACCGCGGCTCCACGCGAACCGAGAGCATCAAGCAGCGCTTCAAGCAGCGCAAGAAGCGATGA
- a CDS encoding SpoIIE family protein phosphatase, with amino-acid sequence MSKAISSRAADEGSISRSSQAVHIQVEGETTPRVVPFRSGMEIVVGRDASSTIRLAHDAVSRRHMRLFERHGRWFAEDLGSRHGTILDGLLLPPNRPVPAATTGTIVVRPFALRFNLGGMVQANAGRAAQAHDAPVSNSDDSRGAAASDPLNSEAPFTGSPIDSEEDLSSVVQRLDPARLEALNSRRLSLLLQAIEAIHSARDERGVAEAATEALITGTGFARAMFLKWTSDLDDLRTLSIRMAGDGTDAPSARVSRTLLRAVTDAAPVVLEDHATWREAESIVSSGVAAALCAPVVIPPLIEAYLYLDSQRRSARPNADAATFCHLVAKVCGLAIANLRRMAAEARQRELEEQLALARRAQQRLLPGDEGVARGCRWRLMTKPGLVVAGDIAGVIDHADGPTIFVGDVRGKGVDAAIVMSMIASHLAAAIEHGGALEEIMARLNGFVHRHRRDESDFASLFLARIDPSVRSWTCVDAGHGLVMRLRDGRAETIEAEGGPPLGISEKTHFGVSRFELLRGDRLVIYTDGVSEQCAADGGDMLGSRRIHEALAGSSSASEAVERMDRLLRGHAGGDVFADDVTILGIDLA; translated from the coding sequence GTGAGCAAGGCGATCTCCTCGCGCGCGGCCGATGAGGGTTCGATCTCGCGATCGAGTCAGGCCGTCCACATTCAGGTTGAAGGCGAGACGACTCCGCGCGTCGTGCCGTTCCGCAGTGGCATGGAGATTGTCGTCGGGCGCGACGCGAGCTCAACGATCAGGCTGGCCCACGATGCGGTGAGCCGTCGCCACATGCGCCTCTTCGAGCGCCATGGTCGCTGGTTCGCGGAGGATCTCGGGAGTCGTCACGGCACCATTCTCGATGGTCTCCTGCTTCCTCCGAATCGCCCCGTGCCGGCGGCCACCACCGGAACGATCGTGGTCCGGCCCTTCGCTCTGAGATTCAACTTGGGCGGGATGGTGCAAGCGAACGCCGGGCGAGCAGCGCAGGCGCATGATGCACCAGTGTCGAACTCCGATGACTCGAGGGGAGCCGCCGCCAGCGATCCGCTCAACAGCGAGGCGCCCTTCACGGGCTCGCCCATCGACTCCGAGGAAGACCTCTCGAGTGTCGTCCAACGACTCGATCCGGCGAGGCTCGAAGCGCTCAACAGTCGGCGGCTCTCGCTCCTCCTTCAAGCGATCGAGGCGATTCATTCGGCGCGTGATGAGCGAGGTGTGGCCGAAGCCGCGACCGAAGCGCTCATCACCGGCACCGGGTTTGCCCGCGCGATGTTCCTCAAGTGGACGAGCGATCTCGACGACCTTCGCACGCTCTCGATCCGCATGGCCGGTGACGGCACCGATGCGCCGAGCGCCAGGGTCAGCCGCACGCTCCTTCGCGCCGTCACCGATGCCGCCCCGGTCGTGCTGGAAGATCATGCAACCTGGCGGGAGGCGGAGAGCATCGTGAGTTCCGGTGTGGCGGCGGCACTCTGCGCTCCGGTTGTCATTCCGCCGCTCATCGAGGCCTATCTCTATCTCGATTCGCAGCGCCGGTCGGCCCGGCCCAATGCCGACGCCGCGACCTTCTGTCATCTGGTCGCGAAGGTGTGCGGACTCGCGATTGCCAACCTCCGCCGGATGGCGGCCGAGGCGCGGCAGCGCGAACTTGAAGAGCAGCTCGCCCTCGCGAGGCGGGCGCAGCAGCGCCTGCTTCCCGGTGATGAGGGAGTTGCGAGGGGGTGTCGCTGGCGCCTGATGACGAAGCCCGGACTGGTCGTGGCCGGCGACATCGCCGGGGTCATCGATCACGCCGATGGACCGACGATCTTCGTCGGCGATGTCCGCGGCAAGGGGGTCGATGCGGCCATCGTGATGTCGATGATCGCCTCCCATCTCGCCGCAGCCATCGAACATGGCGGGGCGCTTGAGGAGATCATGGCGCGCCTCAACGGCTTCGTGCACCGCCATCGCCGCGACGAGTCGGACTTCGCGTCGCTCTTTCTCGCACGGATTGACCCCTCCGTGCGCTCCTGGACCTGCGTGGATGCGGGGCACGGACTCGTCATGCGGCTGAGAGACGGTCGCGCTGAGACGATCGAGGCCGAAGGCGGACCGCCACTGGGGATCTCGGAGAAGACCCACTTCGGCGTCAGCCGCTTCGAGTTGCTTCGGGGCGACCGGCTCGTCATCTACACCGATGGCGTGAGTGAGCAGTGCGCGGCCGATGGTGGCGACATGCTCGGTTCACGCCGCATTCACGAAGCGCTGGCGGGCTCGTCGTCGGCGTCGGAGGCGGTGGAGCGCATGGATCGACTGCTCCGCGGGCATGCCGGCGGCGATGTCTTCGCCGACGATGTGACGATCCTCGGGATCGACCTCGCCTGA
- a CDS encoding DUF1425 domain-containing protein, whose translation MTFTHHRVSRLVPALAATLVVGLVASLAGGCKATNTVSSGRPISPKAVDMSYKVNNQFLASELRVISAYEQVRNGLTFVQINVRNEGAGDLWFLWQVVWTDRSGMRIPAGTVAWTREVLAERQEGSIEFAAPTPEAYDWRVTLEKWDR comes from the coding sequence ATGACCTTCACTCACCACCGTGTTTCCCGTCTCGTGCCCGCGCTGGCGGCAACCCTTGTTGTGGGCTTGGTCGCATCCCTTGCAGGGGGCTGCAAGGCGACCAACACCGTCTCCAGCGGTCGACCCATTTCGCCCAAGGCGGTCGACATGAGCTACAAGGTCAACAATCAGTTCCTCGCCTCGGAACTTCGCGTGATCTCCGCCTACGAGCAGGTGCGAAATGGCCTGACCTTTGTGCAGATCAATGTGCGCAACGAGGGAGCCGGTGATCTCTGGTTCCTCTGGCAGGTGGTCTGGACCGATCGAAGCGGCATGAGGATTCCCGCCGGCACGGTCGCCTGGACCCGCGAGGTGCTCGCCGAGCGACAGGAGGGCAGTATCGAATTCGCGGCACCGACGCCGGAGGCGTATGACTGGCGCGTCACTCTCGAGAAGTGGGACCGCTGA